From the genome of Nicotiana sylvestris chromosome 2, ASM39365v2, whole genome shotgun sequence, one region includes:
- the LOC104213655 gene encoding exocyst complex component EXO70C1, giving the protein MDAEKVTQNSETKSHDNNPSDKQQENPDPLPLKVETENPSPPDESQSAEAEIVQQLSTDDGVKTTDDGLVQEDDPNNDEVKVEDCSPLPPDLGKVSEEIDQFISDLSNLKGDNESKPPDVPVFVEQFAVLVEAKIEDYDGGDAPIKWSQLSQEDAMSFLEFVDRISKLLNSLCQFSSEYKYAYSISRVDGVLQRAMSYIEEEFKSILYDYKIPDSDFNSDTSTKPNKETNSSSDTNQDAEQSSVAESAPSEDNKFPGYTEEIVTTMNKLSKALIAGGYEVECCQVYLIARRKALEECLHKLGFEKHSIDDVQKMHWDSLEREITAWIITFKHCTNVLHSSERKLADAVFADQPSIAEKIFSNLSRGMMIQLLNFAEAVAMTKRAAEKLFKFLDIYETLRDLLPLEDKLFVVSYADELKAEATLTRSRLGESMVSIFSELENSIQADSNKTPVPGGAVHPLTRYIMNYLKYVAEYRDTLEQVFREHQMIERADSTTGSDFDCQNPQAQNETLNKLSPFEAHMMKVMDLLDANLEAKSRLYKDTSLSSIFMMNNGRYILQKIKGSPEINGLMGDQWYRKRSSDLRQYHKTYQRETWGKLLQCLNHEGLNVNGKVNKPILKERFKSFNALFDEIHKTQSSWVISDEQLQSELRVSISNMVIPAYRSFLGRFSQTFTPGRQTEKYVKYQPEDIETHIDELFDGNATPWGRKKL; this is encoded by the coding sequence ATGGATGCAGAGAAAGTAACACAAAATTCTGAAACAAAATCCCATGACAATAATCCCAGTGACAAACAACAAGAAAATCCTGACCCATTACCTctgaaagttgaaactgaaaATCCTTCGCCGCCCGACGAATCACAATCTGCAGAAGCAGAGATTGTTCAACAACTGTCAACAGATGATGGTGTCAAGACAACAGATGATGGTCTTGTCCAAGAAGATGATCCCAACAATGATGAGGTCAAGGTTGAAGATTGTTCTCCTTTACCTCCTGATCTCGGTAAGGTTTCCGAAGAAATTGATCAGTTTATATCTGATTTGTCAAACTTAAAAGGAGATAATGAATCTAAGCCTCCCGATGTTCCTGTCTTTGTGGAACAATTTGCTGTTCTTGTTGAGGCAAAGATTGAAGATTACGACGGCGGCGATGCACCCATCAAATGGAGCCAGCTCTCTCAGGAAGACGCCATGTCTTTTTTGGAATTTGTTGATCGAATCTCAAAGCTATTAAATTCTCTCTGTCAATTCTCTTCAGAGTACAAATATGCTTATTCAATCAGCCGCGTTGATGGTGTTCTTCAACGCGCAATGTCCTATATAGAGGAGGAATTCAAGTCGATCCTCTACGATTACAAAATTCCTGATTCAGATTTCAATTCAGACACTTCTACCAAGCCTAATAAGGAAACTAATTCATCGTCAGACACTAATCAAGATGCAGAACAAAGCTCTGTCGCTGAATCCGCGCCTTCTGAAGATAATAAATTTCCAGGATACACTGAGGAAATTGTGACAACAATGAATAAATTATCTAAAGCTTTGATTGCAGGAGGATATGAAGTAGAATGTTGTCAGGTGTATTTAATAGCACGGAGAAAAGCATTGGAGGAATGCTTGCATAAACTTGGATTTGAAAAACACAGCATTGACGATGTGCAAAAGATGCATTGGGATTCATTGGAGAGAGAGATTACTGCTTGGATTATAACATTCAAACATTGTACTAATGTGCTTCACTCCAGCGAACGCAAGCTCGCCGATGCTGTATTTGCTGATCAACCATCAATTGCTGAGAAAATCTTCAGCAATTTGTCTCGAGGTATGATGATCCAACTCCTTAATTTTGCTGAAGCTGTTGCCATGACAAAGCGCGCTGCTGAAAAACTCTTCAAGTTTCTTGACATATACGAGACTTTGCGCGATCTGCTTCCGTTGGAGGACAAATTGTTTGTTGTTTCTTACGCTGATGAACTCAAGGCTGAAGCTACATTGACCCGGAGCCGCTTAGGAGAGTCCATGGTTTCTATCTTCTCAGAGCTCGAAAACTCAATCCAGGCCGATTCAAACAAGACTCCGGTTCCAGGTGGTGCGGTTCATCCATTAACTCGTTACATCATGAATTACCTAAAATATGTAGCCGAGTACAGAGATACCTTAGAACAGGTCTTCAGAGAACATCAAATGATAGAAAGAGCTGATTCAACCACCGGATCGGATTTCGACTGCCAAAATCCACAAGCTCAGAATGAGACATTGAATAAGCTATCGCCTTTTGAAGCGCACATGATGAAAGTCATGGATCTATTGGATGCAAACCTGGAGGCAAAATCAAGACTATACAAAGACACTTCACTCAGCTCAATATTTATGATGAACAACGGTCGATACATTTTGCAGAAAATAAAAGGATCACCAGAGATCAATGGATTAATGGGGGATCAATGGTACAGAAAGCGATCTTCGGACCTTAGACAATACCACAAGACTTACCAAAGAGAAACTTGGGGTAAACTGTTGCAATGTTTAAACCACGAGGGATTGAATGTGAATGGGAAAGTGAATAAACCAATTTTGAAAGAGAGGTTCAAGAGTTTCAATGCATTGTTTGACGAGATACATAAAACACAAAGCAGTTGGGTGATTAGCGACGAGCAACTGCAATCGGAGCTGAGAGTTTCAATATCAAACATGGTTATACCGGCGTACAGATCATTCTTGGGAAGGTTTAGTCAAACATTTACTCCAGGACGGCAGACGGAGAAGTATGTAAAGTATCAACCTGAAGATATTGAAACACACATTGATGAGTTATTTGATGGAAATGCTACGCCATGGGGGAGGAAGAAATTGTAA